In one Tachysurus fulvidraco isolate hzauxx_2018 chromosome 16, HZAU_PFXX_2.0, whole genome shotgun sequence genomic region, the following are encoded:
- the clic5b gene encoding chloride intracellular channel protein 5b produces the protein MAEENIYEKIDEEYLYEKPFDEPDAQNEPKYENQCALAENNTPTPEAIYSEIDVQNKSGRSLSPEYMNTSEATEEVQEMEEAQDGVDLYEVPAGENGEAASRRSSASSTERQPCDEEQLLEATYEDNPEDGMMMAYSLPKGRAAETEEEVVEYSLKPVQNSNDEDEEKPLDSSEPEIALFVKAGSDGESIGNCPFSQRLFMILWLKGVVFNVTTVDLKRKPADLHNLAPGTHPPFLTYNGEVKTDINKIEEFLEEVLAPPKYPKLAAKHRESNTAGIDIFAKFSAYIKNPRPEANGGLEKNVTKAIKKLDEYLNSPLPEEIDADSMEDVKSSNRNFLDGNELTLADCNLLPKLHIVKVVAKKYRNYDIPADMTGVWRYLNSAYARDEFINTCPAEKEIELAYQDVAKWLVK, from the exons ATGGCAGAAGAGAATATATATGAGAAAATAGACGAGGAGTATTTGTATGAAAAGCCTTTTGATGAGCCAGATGCTCAAAATGAACCAAAGTACGAGAACCAGTGCGCTTTGGCTGAAAATAACACGCCTACACCAGAAGCGATTTACAGCGAGATTGATGTGCAAAACAAGTCAGGAAGAAGTTTGTCTCCGGAATACATGAACACTAGTGAAGCAACAGAAGAGGTACAGGAGATGGAGGAAGCTCAGGACGGTGTAGATTTGTATGAGGTTCCAGCAGGGGAAAATGGAGAAGCAGCGTCTAGACGCTCATCCGCTTCGTCCACTGAAAGACAGCCATGTGATGAAGAGCAGCTTCTGGAAGCCACGTATGAAGACAACCCTGAGGATGGGATGATGATGGCTTACTCATTGCCGAAGGGCAGAGCCGCAGAAACAGAGGAAGAAGTGGTGGAATACAGTCTTAAACCAGTGCAAAATAGcaatgatgaagatgaggagaaACCTCTGGATTCCAGTGAACCTGAAATTGCACTCTTTGTCAAG gCTGGGAGTGATGGAGAGAGCATTGGGAATTGCCCATTTTCTCAGCGCCTCTTTATGATCCTCTGGCTCAAAGGAGTTGTCTTCAATGTCACCACTGTGGACCTGAAGAG GAAGCCAGCTGACCTGCATAACCTGGCTCCAGGCACACACCCTCCTTTTCTCACGTACAATGGTGAGGTCAAGACAGACATCAACAAAATTGAAGAGTTTTTAGAAGAAGTGTTAGCACCACCAAA ATACCCCAAGCTGGCAGCCAAGCACAGGGAGTCCAACACAGCGGGGATTGACATATTTGCAAAGTTCTCAGCTTACATCAAAAACCCAAGGCCAGAAGCCAATGGAG GGCTGGAGAAAAACGTGACAAAAGCCATAAAGAAGCTGGACGAATACCTGAACAGCCCGCTGCCTGAGGAGATAGATGCAGACAGCATGGAGGATGTGAAAAGCTCTAACCGCAACTTCCTGGATGGCAACGAACTCACACTGGCAGACTGCAATCTCCTGCCAAAACTCCACATAGTCAAG GTTGTGGCCAAAAAGTATCGTAACTACGATATTCCTGCTGATATGACAGGAGTGTGGCGCTACCTGAACAGCGCCTATGCTCGAGATGAGTTCATCAACACCTGTCCTGCAGAAAAGGAGATCGAACTGGCCTACCAGGATGTAGCCAAATGGCTGGTGAAATAA